GGTACCCCGACGGCCACTGCCGAAAATTGAGGCGGCGGGTCGCGGCATACCTGGGTGTTCAGGAGGAGTGCCTCCTTTTCGGGAACGGTGCTGAGGAATGCATCCGGCTCATCGGACAGGCCTTTTTGAATCCATCTGATGCGGGACTGATTCCTTCGCCGATTTTCGATGCCTACGAGACGGCGATCCGGATGCCCGGGGCCAAGGTAGTCAAGGTGCCGATTAAAGATTACCAGATCGACCTGGAAGCCATGCTGAGTGCCGTGGATCGGAGCACCAAGATAGTCTGGCTGTGCTCCCCCGCCAATCCCACCGGAAAAATTATTTCCCGCGACGCCTTTGAGGGTTTTCTTTCCCGTCTACCCGAAAACATTCTGGTTGTGCTGGACGAGGCCTACCGGGAATTCGTCGCAGACAAGCGCGCCGCCCACGCACAGGACTATATCGAGCGGGATGCCCGTGTTATCGGGCTGCGGACCTTTTCCAAAGCCTTCGGCCTCGCCGGGCTGCGAGTGGGGTACCTTGTAGCCCATCCCTCCGTAATCGAGATCGTATCCATGGTGAAACTTCCCTTCAACGTCAACAGGCTCGCCCAAGCGGCGGCGTTAAGCATGCTGGAGG
Above is a window of Deltaproteobacteria bacterium DNA encoding:
- the hisC gene encoding histidinol-phosphate transaminase — protein: MSPKVDPRRIARKGILELGAYVPGKATEEVKEAYGLEEVVKLASNECPLPLPDGLREVIEAEFVNLARYPDGHCRKLRRRVAAYLGVQEECLLFGNGAEECIRLIGQAFLNPSDAGLIPSPIFDAYETAIRMPGAKVVKVPIKDYQIDLEAMLSAVDRSTKIVWLCSPANPTGKIISRDAFEGFLSRLPENILVVLDEAYREFVADKRAAHAQDYIERDARVIGLRTFSKAFGLAGLRVGYLVAHPSVIEIVSMVKLPFNVNRLAQAAALSMLEEEDFVQNHVEMIQSEREHLRRELEERGAFVVPSEANFLLVKLPLDGDELFKRLLPLGFIIRPGSLWGLNQYIRLTVGTPEQNRRFLSHVDTLLAGSNK